In Osmerus mordax isolate fOsmMor3 chromosome 16, fOsmMor3.pri, whole genome shotgun sequence, the genomic stretch TTTAATAACGAAACTGAAAGAAAACCTTTGATCTGAGGCTCAGATGGCATTTGGACAAAACTGATCCAGGTAATGATGATCATAATTATATTGTAATACAAGAACaactaaagaaaaaaaatattttattgtcATAAAAGAGAATATAAAAAGTATATGTAGTCTGTCATGTAGTCTGGATGAAATGGGAATAAATCACTTAAGCACATCACATACTATGAAAATGTATACAGGCCTACCATATTTAACATTTAAAGGGTGGTCTGGCATGTCTAAACATTGCATGTATTATTTATTACTAACAATCAAGCATGAAACTAGTAGTATGTCCTACTCAGCTGTGTAATATGATTTATTTACATaagtaaaaagaaaagacaaaaggCACTTGTCATCTTACAATAAAAAGCCATCAAATGTTTTGCAAAATTATCTCAGTCAGAATTGTCAAGTCAGATGATAAACCTGCATCTGAGTATTAATTGATCACATGCAAAATGTCACTTCTAGAATTGTGTTACAACAATCAGTAActagaaaaaaacacattataATATACATTTGAGTAAAAAGTGTAAACATTTTAATAAAAAAGCAATGCTGAACCTcaaatatttcaattttaagtGTACTCTACTTACCAAAAAAAGTATTCTAAAGTTGTAAAGTGCCAGATAAACAAATTGAGCCTCCTCTCCGAGTGGTCAAATCCAATTGACATGTACCTCATTTACTGGGAATGTATTTTTCAGAATTCACAACCACTGCATGTATTACAAACTTAAAAGTTTGAGTTGTGATTCCATTGTAACAAAAGTCCCTTTCACTACTCACCTTAAGCATCTTTTACACTCAAAGTACATGAGCTGTGCTTTATAGACTAATATGTATCACTTTTTGCACTTGATAAGAGAAAGATATCTGCAAAGACCAAATTAATGTGAGTAATGTCTTGAACCACAGTGCAATCACTTGATCTACACTGCTTAAGACTAAAAACATATTCCGGACATAAATGTGTACACAATCGTAACCAACTTTGACCAAATCAAAGTAGTCTTGTTAAATCCATTTAAACTACAATTATTTTTGAGCAACTTTTTGCTAAAGTCATCATTTGAGAATTTGGAGAATGTGATTAAGACTAACTACTCATGTCACTGTATGCATGGTTATAATACAGCCTCTGAAATGCAGAAATATTAAAATTGTATTTAAGGATAACCTCTTGCTCTCCCCTCCAACACTAGAGGGAGACAAATAGCACTACATAAAGTTGGTCAATCAAATAGTAAAATATTTCAATCAGGTACAGGTCTTAGTCTCCAATCCCTCTAGGGGTCACTGCAGACACAGTCGATCTTGTTTCAAAGTGAGGAGGAAGACATGTTTCTGAAGCCAGACGTTAACGTCTCACTGGCCATTCCTGGTTTTACTAGCAACAGCGCTTTGTTGAGGAAGGAGGCGGTCGGCTCAGTTTAAAGGATTCGTTACTGTCTACCTCAGGATTCTCCAGGGGAGGGATCTGTCGACCTGAAATCATTGAGAAAGTAGAACATATTGTATATTGCTGTTTTATATGCAACTACTATTTGTTAGGGTTACATATTATGTAATGGTCGCATTGTtgaaacacagaatttactagAAACACTTACTGATTTTCTGAAAGAGTTCCTCGACATTAATAGCATTTCTGGCACTAGTCTCGATGAAAATTGCTGCAATTGACTCAGCAAAGTCCTTGGCTTCCTTCATAGGGACTTCCCTGTTGTAGGACAATATAATGAGCTATAGCATTATCAAAATCCCTGTGTAACTAAACTTGCGTCCACACAGATCACTTTCGTGATAATTTTATATTTCttatttcaaattcttgtattTCTCAATAGAGAAATACATTTGGGACTATAGTTGAACTCTTGTGCCAAGCTTTGAATCGTCTTTTTTATgtgaacagaatgacatcacatcctgaaTTCTGGTGCTTGTGTATTGTACTGCAATTCAAGATGGTAAAGCCCTACAGAAGAAACCTCATACCTGATGTCTCCCAGATCATTTTTGTTCCCTGCTATCGCTACAACAATGTCCTCAGGACCAtgctccttcagctccttcacccATTTCTTCAGTGTCTGGAAAGAGTCCTGCAAGGCAGGGCCAGGCCACAAACAAAAGTGTAAATCTATTAGGTATCTGTTACTTTTGTGGAGATCTGTAATTAGGATTGATTTATGATTTGTTAAAAATGAATCAGCCTTGTCACCTCTTTTCTAAGGAAATAAATATCAATACCAGTTTGGTGATGTCATAGACAATGACAGCAGCAGCTGAACCTCTGTAGTACATTGGGGCCAGTGAGTGAAACTGGTAACAAAGAATAGAacaaaatacacaaacataAGCAAAACAAGaatatacaaaaaatacaaaaacatactTCCCAGTTTATAAACAGAAGTGATATTTTCCAATAGCTATATTCAAGTTACTGTTTCTTCTGTCACACATTTTAGCATACACCCTGTGAATCACTGAACAGAACTAGCACTAAAAATAGTAGCTAAGTGAATTCATGTCATGGGGTCACATGAGAAGAGAATGAGAAGTTACTGATTAGACAGGGTGACTAAGAAACCGTGTCCCAGTTTTGTGCTTATTTCAACAAAACTCAAAAGTATTAGAAATAAATATGTGATAATAAGACGTAGGATGAATTATGTGGATGTACACACCCTTTCCTGTCCTGCTGTGTCCCAGATAAGGAATTTGTGAAGTTCATTTCCACATGGCACCGTTTTCGTTAAAAATGATGCCCTGTGTATGACAAAAAGCATACACCAAAACAAATGAGCCTCATAGAGAAAGCAGTGTTTCATCACATTTCTGCAACTTTGTATTGGAAAATCCAGGTTGAGATGTTATACATAAAACATGTATTCCAAGACGGACTGACAGGACACTTTGCTTTGTGTTATCCTCTATGGACATCAGTGGATCTCAAGGCGAGTCATGTGCAGGTATGTTTCATTTGGTTTTCAATTAAATTACTTTGAGCTCCGATAACAAAACAATCTTAATAATAAAAATTTTATGAACTTACCCTATTGTTGGACTTATGTTGTGGCTAAAATGATCTTGAACAAAACGACATACAATACTGGACTTTCCCACTCCTGTATCCTGGGAAACAATATAAATTGATTAGTTCCAATACTCTTAGCATCATACATTGCGCTGAGACAAGGAAGTTGGGTTAAATCTCCTTTTTGCACCCCATAAGATATGTTTACAATACTAAGCCATCTGGGAGTTGAAGACTATACAGTCTACAAATGCACGTCATCGGGCTGCAAAATTGGTCGAAAAACTACCGCAAGAAATATAGAAGCTAACTGGTTACTTCAGGTGATGACGTAATGGCTGGTATTTAATTGTCAGAGTAATTccacaaatacaaaaatatgcCCCCCTTTTAAATAGAACACAAGAAAACCACAGTCAATGACAAAATAACATACATTTTGACATTGAATATAATCTAGCGGCCTATTTTACCGGCTAGAAAGTTTTTTCATGGGCGAATGGTAGCGGTTTTTTTCCAAGGGGTTGTTATTTTCGACAAAGTGGGATAACATGTAGCTAAATTACATTTCGGTCAGTAAAATATTGTGTACGCTTCCTGGATTAAAACACCTTTGTTACTGTCAAGTATAATATCTGTTCTCTTTTCCATGTTTCAGTGCTGTCGATATAGAACGGACAGCGGACAGATTTTTTTGAGTCAACAAGAAGTACACTTACCCCTAAAAGACAGACTTTAAGTTCCCTTATTGCCATTTTAGAAGCCTACTGCTACTCACATATCTCTTCAATATATTTTCAAAACTTTTGTCTCCACATGCTTACAGCTGAAATATGTTTTTACAAAAGGAGACACCCAAACTCTACGACAGACTGATCATCATTCCAACCATAACGGAAACCAGTTGAAGCCAACCGAATCACTAGTCACGTGGTGTTTCCATCTTTCGCTATGAACATAATTTTTGAACAAATCGCATTGGTAAACAGATAAAAACTGATATAACGTGTCTTTAAAGTGTATTGATTGTAAAGATAGAAGATGCGTGAACATTTACATAGGGTATAATCAGAAGTATTTTCATAAACTTAATAGGCCTAGCTTTTAAATTACACATTGGACAACTATATTTAAGACGCAAACTCAGAGATAcaatctttattttttttaagattgACACTTAATTTTCACAGCATTATTTCGTCTGCAACAATACAAGCTACAAAAGCCTTTAATAATATGAAAATAATTTTATGAGAAGGAAAGATTATGAGCCACATCTAGCAGTAATCCATTACAATCACTTTAGGTTAATCAACTATATAATTTGGGGTGTCCTATCATCAGATTGCTTTGATTTGCCATATTCAAATGCAGTCCCACACATACAAAGTTCCTCCATTTAGagcattaaaataaaaaataacatatGGAAAAAACAGCTGAAAATACAGCACATTTCCAATTTTACAATAATATACATGCACAATATGCTGTGCCTTTGTTTTACCCATCACAGAGAAACTGTAATGATGGTAGATGGGTAGCACATTGTAATTGGAAAAGATCATATACTATAGAGTCTGAAATGATTGACTTAAAATCTTGGCTTGTACTCATAACAGACATCACAAGTCATGACCCTATTGCGTTAAGAGATGCAAATGCAATTTGTGTACAGAGTACATAATGCACAGGTCAGTTACCAGGCACGGTCCACCAGTTCTCATGTTTGTACATCTGCAGTTCTCACAAACAAAAGGTTGtgccaaatatatatatatggcatGTCATTTCAAATCAACATATTTGCATAATTAGTCCTCCAAATATTCTAGAATactatgtaaatatatataatatatagagACCCATCATAAATTCTTCATATTTCAAAGAGCATCTGTCCTAGTGGTTCTATTGTGCAACTCGTCCAGTCTTGCAGCTTCAGTTATGGCACAGTGGTTGCATTCCAAACAGGTTGTTCCATTTGAGACTGACTGGGAGAGGGGGTCATTATAGGGGGTGAATAAATTGGTCTAATCTTGTCCTTAAGGTCTAAAAGCAGGATCTTCTAAAACTTAAAAAGGTAGGGTGCCTCCCTCACACTTCCAATACTACCCTTTCCCTTCagttcctccagctctcaccctccctaACACAAAGGCTTGGCACTAGGGAGCATTCTATTCTGAAGTATGGTCCCTCCTACTTTCTCATGTTGGCCTCAATTCCATTGACGTGTCAGCTATAGGCAATTTCATTATGCACTGGTTATTTACCAAATGCCATGGGTAAATAACAAGTTCATAACTTTGGTCAGTTTTCAACCTTATGTGGAGTTAGCATGCACTGACTTGCCTAATTGTGGACCGATAAAAGACATGTGGCTGTTGACTTCCTAGGGCTTTGAACAGCTGGAAATGTAAAGCAGTATGTATGTAGGCTAAATGGGAACAGAGATGAGCAGACTTCACAGGTTGGTCTCCCTCCTATCTTTACTTGGCGAAGGTTTAGCGGCATCCTTGCAGGGCTTGCCATTGGTGGAGGCAGGTTGTTCTGCAACGGTTGTCACAGGAGCCATGGAGCGCTTGGTCTGCTCCTCATTCCTGGcctctgggctgggctgtgtgggtggagccTGCTCCGAGGGAGGCGGGACCGTCAGTTCCTGCTGCAGCTTGTGGCTCTGCAGGAGACGGAGCTGGACACGCAGCTCCAAGATGGCTTCCTGCTCCTCGTGGATAGCCTGATTCAGGTGGGTGTTCTTGTTCTGCAGGTCAACCAATCACAACATTAGCAGGTTAGAACTCTTACTGTCACCAACCATATTCCAACACCTcaaaaataatacaaacaacGCATGTCTCCCCTCAAAAAAGGGGCAAAAGTAATAGAAAAACCTTATACTATAAGTCTGTCTCTCACCTCCAGTTCTTCATTCTGCTTTTGTAGGTCTTCGAGGATCAGCTGCAGCTCTTCTTCATcctcactctcgctctcgctgTCTGAGGAGTACTCCTCGGTCTCACTGCGGCCTTGCTGCCGActggagaaaacacacacccagcGTAGTGGTAAATCAAACGGTAACTGGGTCATTACCCCAAGTGAATTTTCATCCTATAATGTCTATTTTTGAGCACTTTTACCTCTGTATGTCAGCAATTTCAGCCCGCAGCCTCTCAATCTCCTCCTTCTCAGTGGCTATCTGCCGGCGCAGCACCTGCTCTAGAGAGATCAGCTCCTCTTGCTCTGTCAGGATCTCATTCTCCTGCACAGGGGGGCGGGAGGAAAAGTGGAACAATAGGGGGAACATTGTAGAATGTAAGGGGACATCCATACTTGTATTGTACTGTTCCCATATTTGTATTAGCCCTTTTATAAACACCACAGTCTCACAATGCAGGTGTGCCTGTGCGTGAGTCTTACCTGTGCTAGCAGGATGTTGACCACCTCTTCCTCATTCTCAGTCATTTCCTCTTTGGAAACGTCCTCTTTGGAGAGGCTTGCTATCTCCTGAGCGATCTTACTCTCACACTCCTGACAGgtcacaggggagggaggaatggaggaattACATTATGCAGGCATATCACAAGAGATATACTGGATTGTGGCtagtaaaaacatttttttgtaaTTACTGTAGCAAGTTTTTATGACACAGAACCTACAGTTCCATGACCATTAAAGAGGTATGTGTTTTACTAGCCTGCCGTTTGGCTTCTCTCAGTTTGCGTTTGAGAGCAGTGAGGATGCGCTGCACCTCCCACAGTCTCTCCTCTTTAGACAGGTCTTTCACCCCTGCCTGGAGGTCCCTGTGCAAGCAGTTCAGCAGGAACTCCTGGGGAACATCACACATATACGTCACACAAATGCAAGACCAGTATTCAATAACATCTCATCAGTTCtgtgcttgctagctagctagctagcagcagtGGTCGAATACTGCGGCGTCCCTGTGCTTAGTGAATGGCAAAGCTGAATGGGGCTAAACTGGGAGGGCAGAAGGGAGGAGTCCACCCACCTGTCTGCGTATCTCCTCCTTGATGCTCTCCTGGGTCTCAGGCAGCGCCGGCATGGCGGCCATGTTGGACCAGCGCAGGGGGCGCACCACAGGCTTCAGCACCACTTCTCCAAACAGCTCCCTCACGTGCGTGAAGAACACGTAGAGAACCCGGTTCCCGATCTAAATCAGGATGggaacggggggagggaggggatggggtgtGCGGAAAGTCATTCGTCTACATGGCTGTCTGTGGGATGATGGATGCTGTGCTACCGCTGGATCATCGAAAGTGGAACAGCCACAGAAGCAGTTCTCCTGAGAATAAATTAGCTGCTTGgaagtagggcatgctttctccaccccccccccccattttgttttttaaataaccGTCTTCCTGTCTGACAAAAAGCAAGGAATTGTTTCAATGGGCTGAATGTATAATATGTTTACAACTACTTCTTTTATAGGTATTATTTGCCCAAATCCCTCTAACCAGTAACTTTTG encodes the following:
- the rab31 gene encoding ras-related protein Rab-31; translation: MAIRELKVCLLGDTGVGKSSIVCRFVQDHFSHNISPTIGASFLTKTVPCGNELHKFLIWDTAGQERFHSLAPMYYRGSAAAVIVYDITKLDSFQTLKKWVKELKEHGPEDIVVAIAGNKNDLGDIREVPMKEAKDFAESIAAIFIETSARNAINVEELFQKISRQIPPLENPEVDSNESFKLSRPPPSSTKRCC